A genomic stretch from Deinococcus aquiradiocola includes:
- a CDS encoding GAF domain-containing protein codes for MTVLNPTTEQSRLEALARYAVINTLPETAFDRIAALAARLFRTPIALVSLVDEEHQFFKACLGLDLRQTSRELSFCAHALDASEVLVVQDARQDPRFRDNALVTGHPHIRFYAGAPLETHDGFRLGTLCIIDTVPRPDLTADERGVLQDLAALVMDELELRLRGLQLERESQANALLMRSLRDSHAYSEVLLGVSELLLLQLPPMDLVTRVLELVSGVARIDWGNLSIVRGDEASIAAVWAANPEGEMLTSWIPSLLKRGTGALWHVLDQQRPHFVDRYETHPDSVPELRGLGITAVAWLPLGHFEDQSYIVMFTRLRRNEPWSAEDRALLEAAARSLRASLSNQERRRMMHESAFTDPLTSLGNRQALDAALKALPAQGLAGLASISLAGYRSVLEAEGQARGDALVRLFSIALSSDLAGGVQLFRTGANEFALVSQLGQAMTPSAWQCEVETAIQSALPVLRLAHFSGVTVQTGTAIGNEAPGVREALELAERRRYEQRALQRPAPDASQVRTAQVERPLPTQPTLDDLMAAPVRCGPLVLYPARQTVRVLDREVRLNLKETQVLAVLASSPEQMFSRADLCRTVWNRTAEEAGNALNLSVSSLRKKLLTLTSEYVIRSVRLGGYVLRVPPRA; via the coding sequence ATGACGGTCCTGAACCCCACCACAGAACAGAGCCGACTGGAGGCGCTCGCAAGGTACGCCGTCATCAACACCCTGCCGGAAACGGCCTTCGACCGCATCGCGGCCCTCGCGGCCCGGCTCTTCCGGACCCCCATCGCGCTCGTGTCGCTGGTGGACGAGGAACACCAGTTCTTCAAGGCGTGCCTGGGCCTGGACCTGCGGCAGACCTCGCGTGAACTGTCATTCTGCGCGCACGCACTCGACGCGAGCGAAGTGCTGGTCGTGCAGGACGCCCGGCAGGACCCCCGGTTCCGGGACAACGCGCTCGTGACCGGCCATCCCCACATCCGCTTCTACGCGGGCGCGCCGCTGGAGACCCACGACGGCTTCCGGCTCGGGACGCTGTGCATCATCGACACCGTGCCGCGCCCGGACCTCACGGCGGACGAACGCGGCGTCCTGCAGGACCTCGCGGCCCTGGTGATGGACGAACTGGAACTGCGGCTGCGCGGCCTTCAGCTGGAACGCGAATCGCAGGCGAACGCGCTGCTGATGCGCTCCCTGCGCGACAGTCACGCGTACAGCGAGGTGCTGCTCGGCGTGTCGGAACTGCTGCTGCTGCAGCTCCCGCCGATGGACCTCGTGACGCGGGTGCTGGAACTCGTGTCGGGCGTGGCCCGCATCGACTGGGGGAACCTCAGCATCGTGCGCGGCGACGAGGCGTCCATCGCGGCCGTGTGGGCCGCGAATCCCGAAGGCGAGATGCTCACCTCGTGGATTCCGTCGCTGCTCAAGCGCGGCACGGGCGCACTCTGGCACGTGCTCGACCAGCAGCGGCCGCACTTCGTGGACCGGTACGAGACGCACCCCGACTCGGTGCCGGAACTGCGGGGCCTGGGCATCACGGCCGTCGCGTGGCTGCCGCTCGGACATTTCGAGGACCAGTCGTACATCGTGATGTTCACGCGCCTGCGCCGCAACGAACCGTGGAGTGCCGAGGACCGCGCGCTGCTGGAGGCCGCCGCGCGGAGCCTGCGCGCATCGCTCAGCAATCAGGAACGTCGGCGCATGATGCACGAGTCGGCGTTCACGGACCCCCTCACGAGCCTCGGGAACCGGCAGGCGCTCGACGCGGCCCTCAAGGCGCTGCCCGCGCAGGGCCTCGCGGGCCTCGCGTCCATCTCGCTCGCCGGGTACCGCAGCGTGCTGGAGGCCGAAGGGCAGGCGCGCGGCGACGCGCTCGTGCGGCTCTTCTCGATCGCGCTCTCCTCGGACCTCGCGGGCGGCGTGCAGCTCTTCCGGACAGGCGCGAACGAGTTCGCGCTCGTGTCGCAGCTCGGTCAGGCGATGACGCCCTCCGCGTGGCAGTGCGAGGTGGAGACGGCCATCCAGTCGGCCCTGCCGGTGCTGCGCCTCGCGCACTTCTCGGGCGTGACCGTGCAGACCGGCACGGCCATCGGCAACGAGGCGCCCGGCGTGCGCGAGGCGCTGGAACTCGCGGAACGCCGCCGCTACGAGCAGCGCGCCCTGCAGCGCCCGGCACCGGACGCGTCCCAGGTCAGGACGGCGCAGGTCGAGCGCCCGCTGCCGACCCAGCCGACCCTGGACGACCTGATGGCCGCCCCCGTCCGCTGCGGACCGCTGGTGCTGTACCCGGCACGGCAGACGGTGCGCGTCCTGGACCGCGAGGTGAGACTGAACCTCAAGGAGACGCAGGTGCTGGCCGTCCTGGCGAGCAGCCCGGAGCAGATGTTCAGCCGCGCGGACCTGTGCCGCACCGTGTGGAACCGCACGGCGGAAGAGGCCGGGAATGCCCTGAACCTCAGCGTCAGCAGCCTGCGAAAGAAACTGCTGACACTCACGAGCGAGTACGTGATCCGCTCGGTGCGGCTCGGCGGGTACGTCCTGCGCGTCCCGCCGCGCGCGTGA
- a CDS encoding XdhC family protein, with amino-acid sequence MSFDALSRADHHARVARLEAEGARFVTATVVLRRAPVSSHMGDRAIVHEDGRMEGFVGGACSREIVRRQALEVLAGGSPRLVMIRPDAASEPDAGLEAVVVPMTCASEGSVNVYLEPHQPARTLLVVGLTPVAEMVYRLAAAMGERVQRVVTREERRDLEPGTPALDLPALTDALSALSAPARAQVSAVVASQGHYDELALEALLRGGVTNLALLASRKRAASVLDLLHLQGVPEDLTALIRAPAGLDLGARTPGEVAVSILAGLIADRQGRTVPQGQASQPVTLPPATPPALIPASPVAAGPARAAREGYAISPVDGEEVEIATALHHADHGGVRYYFSCPNCKRRFLKDPARYLAPAGPA; translated from the coding sequence GTGTCCTTTGACGCCCTGTCCCGCGCGGATCATCATGCCCGCGTGGCGCGCCTGGAGGCCGAGGGGGCGCGGTTCGTGACGGCGACCGTCGTCCTGCGGCGCGCGCCCGTGTCGTCTCACATGGGGGACCGCGCCATCGTGCACGAGGACGGCCGCATGGAGGGCTTCGTGGGCGGCGCGTGTTCCCGCGAGATCGTGCGGCGGCAGGCGCTGGAGGTTCTCGCGGGCGGCTCGCCGCGCCTCGTGATGATCCGGCCGGACGCGGCCAGCGAGCCGGATGCGGGCCTGGAGGCCGTGGTGGTCCCCATGACCTGCGCGAGCGAGGGGTCGGTGAACGTGTACCTGGAGCCGCACCAGCCGGCCCGGACGCTGCTGGTGGTGGGCCTGACGCCCGTCGCGGAGATGGTGTACCGGCTCGCGGCGGCGATGGGTGAGCGCGTGCAGCGCGTCGTGACGCGCGAGGAACGCCGGGACCTGGAGCCGGGCACGCCCGCGCTGGACCTGCCTGCCCTGACGGACGCGCTCTCGGCGCTGAGCGCGCCCGCGCGGGCGCAGGTGTCGGCGGTGGTGGCGTCGCAGGGGCATTACGACGAGCTGGCGCTGGAGGCGCTGTTGCGCGGCGGCGTCACGAACCTCGCGCTGCTCGCGAGCCGCAAGCGCGCGGCGTCGGTGCTGGACCTGCTGCACCTGCAGGGCGTGCCGGAGGACCTGACGGCCCTCATTCGCGCTCCGGCGGGCCTGGACCTGGGGGCGCGCACGCCGGGCGAGGTGGCCGTGTCGATCCTGGCGGGTCTGATCGCGGACCGGCAGGGCCGCACGGTCCCGCAGGGTCAGGCATCGCAGCCCGTCACGCTGCCCCCGGCCACTCCCCCCGCCCTGATCCCGGCGTCCCCGGTGGCGGCGGGCCCCGCGCGGGCCGCCCGGGAGGGGTACGCGATCAGCCCGGTGGACGGCGAGGAGGTCGAGATCGCCACGGCCCTCCACCATGCCGACCACGGCGGCGTCCGGTACTACTTCAGCTGCCCGAACTGCAAGCGCCGCTTCCTGAAGGACCCGGCCCGGTACCTCGCGCCCGCAGGTCCCGCGTGA
- a CDS encoding type 1 glutamine amidotransferase domain-containing protein: MKNILVILSSETQLPLKDGKTHATGFYLNEFGVPAHRLVQEGYTLTVATPRGNRPAMDAGSDVKDFFKSEEEHQSIKAFVTDLLDRGVVKLSDAAADLSKFDAVFLPGGHAPMIELMRDADLGRVLEHFHARSLPTALICHAPAALLAAQPDAADFQAALQRGETPASKGFLYDGYKVTVFANTEEQDAEKGFEAPMQYYPADALNAAGALVLNGDKYSSHVVRDRELITGQNPMSDEEFVEVFLKALDEQAAQA, translated from the coding sequence GTGAAGAACATCCTCGTGATCCTGTCTAGCGAAACCCAGCTGCCCCTCAAGGACGGCAAGACGCACGCCACCGGCTTCTACCTCAACGAGTTCGGCGTGCCCGCCCACCGCCTCGTGCAGGAGGGCTACACCCTCACTGTCGCCACGCCCAGAGGCAACCGCCCTGCCATGGACGCCGGAAGCGACGTCAAGGACTTCTTCAAGAGCGAAGAGGAGCACCAGAGCATCAAGGCTTTCGTGACGGACCTGCTCGACCGGGGCGTCGTGAAGCTCTCGGACGCCGCCGCCGACCTCTCCAAGTTCGACGCGGTGTTCCTGCCGGGCGGGCACGCCCCCATGATCGAACTGATGCGCGACGCGGACCTGGGGCGCGTGCTGGAGCACTTCCACGCCCGCAGCCTCCCCACGGCCCTCATCTGCCACGCGCCCGCCGCCCTGCTGGCCGCGCAGCCCGACGCGGCCGACTTCCAGGCGGCCCTGCAGCGCGGCGAGACGCCTGCCAGCAAGGGCTTCCTTTACGACGGCTACAAGGTCACGGTCTTCGCGAACACCGAGGAGCAGGACGCCGAGAAGGGTTTCGAGGCGCCCATGCAGTACTACCCGGCCGACGCGCTGAACGCGGCGGGCGCCCTCGTGCTGAACGGCGACAAGTACAGCAGCCACGTCGTGCGTGACCGTGAACTCATCACGGGCCAGAACCCCATGAGCGACGAGGAGTTCGTCGAGGTGTTCCTGAAGGCGCTGGACGAGCAGGCCGCGCAGGCCTGA
- the thiE gene encoding thiamine phosphate synthase, which translates to MTAPVFPAPLPGGPGRLYLVATPRPELPEDEFVARVEAALDGGVDTLQLRCKDTEAVPYLALAARLRPLCERRGVPLYINDRPDVAAACGATGVHLGQGDLPPAFARALAPHLQVGRSTHAPAQALAALQDAPAYVAVGPVHATPTKPGRAAAGLDYVRWAARHVQLPWFAIGGIDAVTLPDVLQAGARRVAVVRAVLDAPDPARAADTLKAMLDAFPLAAYAQAATLTVNGEARPCPPGLTLHALLRDLNVDASRVAVAHNDDFHPGARVPDAPLLPGDVLDIVRVTVGG; encoded by the coding sequence GTGACCGCGCCCGTGTTCCCGGCCCCGCTGCCGGGCGGGCCGGGCCGCCTGTACCTCGTGGCGACGCCGCGCCCGGAGTTGCCCGAGGACGAGTTCGTGGCGCGGGTGGAGGCCGCGCTGGACGGCGGGGTGGACACCCTGCAGCTGCGCTGCAAGGACACCGAGGCCGTCCCGTACCTCGCGCTCGCCGCGCGCCTGCGCCCGCTGTGCGAGCGGCGCGGCGTGCCGCTGTACATCAACGACCGGCCCGACGTGGCCGCCGCGTGCGGCGCGACGGGCGTGCACCTCGGGCAGGGCGACCTGCCGCCCGCCTTTGCGCGCGCGCTCGCGCCGCACCTGCAGGTCGGGCGGAGCACGCACGCGCCCGCCCAGGCGCTCGCGGCCCTGCAGGACGCGCCCGCTTACGTCGCGGTGGGACCGGTGCACGCCACGCCCACCAAGCCGGGCCGCGCGGCTGCCGGACTGGACTACGTCCGCTGGGCCGCCCGTCACGTCCAGCTGCCATGGTTTGCGATCGGCGGGATCGACGCGGTCACCCTGCCGGACGTCCTGCAGGCCGGCGCTCGCCGCGTGGCGGTGGTGCGCGCCGTGCTGGACGCCCCCGATCCCGCCCGTGCCGCGGATACGCTGAAGGCCATGCTGGACGCCTTCCCGCTCGCCGCATATGCCCAGGCCGCCACCCTGACCGTGAACGGCGAGGCCCGCCCCTGCCCGCCGGGCCTCACCCTGCACGCCCTGCTGCGTGACCTGAACGTGGACGCGTCCCGCGTCGCCGTGGCGCACAACGACGACTTCCACCCCGGCGCGCGCGTGCCGGACGCACCGCTCCTGCCGGGAGACGTGCTCGACATCGTGCGCGTCACGGTGGGCGGATGA
- a CDS encoding vWA domain-containing protein, which produces MTGRAPRAATLDASVRAFCTVLRDRHGFPLGPGDTLLALQAVDAVGLARPGPVRAALRAVCCARAEHLPIFDEAFDRHFLGGRGAAPTRQDDLPETNFGFPSPPDPDVARDAPDGRSGEQRTLTPGTRPGEESGETGSGPARHAPAGDEADTDGGEAARAQASAETGDGHAPDAARTLDRAYDAAAREFLHHLRLRPQRRLTHAARGTRLDPRRTLRAALATEGEAFRLYWRARAPRRAKVVLLIDASRSMDAHAQDALRFAAALSRRTHAAHTFSFSTGLHDLTPDLQAGRDLPPLRAAWGGGTRIGPNLQAFLQAHGDRLLGPGTIVVIVSDALDVGDTAPLAHAMSELARRSAGVLWLNPLAAHPGFQPTARGMVAALPHLTLLAHADTHAEYAALRLPGR; this is translated from the coding sequence GTGACGGGCCGCGCCCCCCGCGCCGCGACCCTCGACGCGAGCGTCCGCGCGTTCTGCACCGTGCTGCGCGACCGGCACGGCTTCCCGCTCGGGCCGGGCGACACGCTCCTCGCACTGCAGGCCGTGGACGCCGTCGGACTGGCGCGTCCCGGCCCCGTCCGCGCCGCGCTCCGCGCCGTGTGCTGCGCGCGCGCCGAGCACCTGCCGATCTTCGACGAAGCCTTCGACCGGCACTTCCTGGGCGGGCGCGGGGCGGCCCCCACCCGGCAGGACGACCTGCCCGAAACGAACTTCGGCTTCCCCAGCCCCCCGGACCCGGACGTGGCCCGGGACGCGCCCGACGGCCGCAGCGGCGAGCAGCGCACCCTGACGCCCGGCACGCGCCCCGGCGAGGAGAGCGGCGAGACGGGCAGCGGCCCGGCCCGCCACGCTCCCGCAGGCGACGAAGCCGACACCGACGGGGGAGAGGCCGCGCGCGCCCAGGCGAGCGCCGAGACCGGGGACGGCCACGCGCCGGACGCGGCCCGCACGCTGGACCGCGCGTACGACGCGGCCGCCCGCGAGTTCCTGCACCACCTGCGCCTCCGGCCGCAGCGGCGCCTCACGCACGCGGCACGCGGCACGCGCCTCGACCCGCGCCGCACCCTGCGCGCCGCCCTCGCCACCGAGGGCGAAGCGTTCCGCCTGTACTGGCGGGCACGCGCGCCGCGCCGCGCGAAGGTCGTGCTGCTCATCGACGCGAGCCGCTCCATGGACGCGCACGCGCAGGACGCCCTGCGCTTCGCGGCGGCCCTCAGTCGGCGCACGCATGCCGCGCACACCTTCAGCTTCTCGACCGGTCTGCACGACCTCACGCCGGACCTGCAGGCCGGACGCGACCTGCCGCCCCTGCGGGCCGCGTGGGGCGGCGGCACGCGCATCGGCCCGAACCTGCAGGCGTTCCTGCAGGCGCACGGCGACCGCCTGCTCGGCCCCGGCACCATCGTCGTGATCGTCAGCGACGCGCTCGACGTGGGCGACACCGCCCCCCTCGCGCACGCCATGAGCGAACTCGCGCGGCGCAGTGCGGGCGTCCTCTGGCTCAACCCGCTCGCCGCGCACCCCGGCTTCCAGCCGACCGCGCGCGGCATGGTGGCCGCCCTGCCGCACCTGACGCTGCTCGCGCACGCCGACACGCACGCCGAGTACGCCGCGCTGCGCCTCCCCGGCCGCTGA
- a CDS encoding TVP38/TMEM64 family protein: MTPTGTGTVPDAGRSARLLRRWLPPALLLLCAAALLLVPDVRAFLTDAWRALSSDDALVRHAWVDRFGMWGPVALVGGMLVQAVLPVLPAAADVMIASLAYGVWGGFLIVYVGTMLGAVLGYAVGRAAGGRLVRRLTGERLAARTERFAAQRGWQAVLLVRLMPALKAEVMNLVAGAVGMPFLPFLLASAVGALPATALVVWLAATPSRLVWGVVGVSILTAGVAGVRLWTARQARAANGSAMPAEGEKTD, from the coding sequence GTGACCCCGACCGGCACGGGCACAGTGCCGGACGCGGGCCGGTCCGCGCGCCTGCTGCGCCGCTGGCTGCCGCCCGCCCTGCTGCTGCTGTGCGCGGCGGCCCTGCTGCTCGTGCCGGACGTGCGGGCCTTCCTGACGGATGCGTGGCGCGCCCTGAGCAGCGACGACGCGCTCGTCCGGCACGCGTGGGTGGACCGCTTCGGGATGTGGGGGCCGGTGGCCCTGGTGGGCGGGATGCTGGTGCAGGCGGTCCTGCCGGTGCTGCCCGCCGCGGCGGACGTGATGATCGCGTCCCTCGCGTACGGGGTGTGGGGCGGGTTCCTGATCGTGTACGTCGGGACGATGCTCGGTGCGGTCCTCGGGTACGCGGTGGGCCGGGCGGCCGGAGGCAGGCTCGTGCGGCGCCTGACGGGCGAACGTCTCGCGGCGCGCACCGAGCGCTTCGCGGCGCAGCGCGGCTGGCAGGCGGTGCTGCTCGTGCGCCTGATGCCCGCCCTGAAGGCCGAAGTGATGAACCTCGTGGCGGGCGCGGTCGGCATGCCGTTCCTGCCGTTCCTGCTCGCGTCGGCGGTGGGCGCGCTGCCCGCGACGGCGCTGGTGGTATGGCTGGCGGCCACACCGTCCCGGCTGGTGTGGGGGGTGGTCGGCGTGAGCATCCTCACGGCGGGCGTGGCGGGCGTGCGGCTCTGGACGGCGCGGCAAGCCCGGGCAGCGAACGGGTCAGCCATGCCGGCAGAAGGAGAGAAGACGGACTGA
- a CDS encoding metallophosphoesterase family protein, which translates to MTVYVIGDTHGCLTALDTLLQAEGLTDRDHRWTGGTDELWFLGDYTDRGPDGVGVIERVMDLQAQAQTAGGRVGALLGNHDVILLNAQDLPEETVPDLTIAGQPWTFRQLWQDHAGGQASDAAHLTPEHLTWLRARPLLARVGDTLLMHADTTMYLDLGDTPDEINAAGHALLHSRDATLRGTFEANFARRQEFMPDVLPDDEAEANLQAMLGASGCTRLVHGHTPVFLLHGQPAANVTEPYVYAQGRCTDVDAALFAGGPGFTLRLP; encoded by the coding sequence GTGACAGTGTATGTGATCGGTGACACGCACGGCTGCCTCACGGCACTCGACACCCTCCTCCAGGCCGAAGGCCTCACGGACCGGGACCACCGCTGGACGGGCGGCACGGACGAACTGTGGTTCCTCGGCGACTACACCGACCGCGGACCGGACGGCGTGGGCGTCATCGAACGCGTGATGGACCTGCAGGCCCAGGCGCAAACGGCAGGCGGACGCGTCGGCGCGCTCCTCGGCAACCACGACGTGATCCTCCTCAACGCCCAGGACCTCCCCGAAGAGACCGTCCCCGACCTGACCATCGCAGGCCAACCCTGGACCTTCCGGCAACTGTGGCAGGACCACGCCGGCGGACAGGCCAGCGACGCCGCCCACCTCACACCCGAACACCTCACGTGGCTGCGGGCACGGCCCCTGCTGGCCCGCGTGGGCGACACGCTCCTCATGCACGCCGACACCACCATGTACCTCGACCTCGGCGACACACCAGACGAGATCAACGCCGCCGGACACGCCCTGCTGCACAGCCGCGACGCCACCCTGCGCGGCACCTTCGAAGCGAACTTCGCCCGCCGACAGGAATTCATGCCGGACGTCCTCCCCGACGACGAAGCCGAAGCGAACCTGCAGGCCATGCTCGGCGCGAGCGGCTGCACCCGCCTCGTCCACGGCCACACGCCCGTCTTCCTGCTGCACGGCCAGCCCGCCGCGAACGTCACCGAACCCTACGTGTACGCCCAGGGCCGCTGCACCGACGTGGACGCCGCACTCTTCGCCGGCGGCCCAGGCTTCACGCTCCGCCTCCCCTGA
- a CDS encoding AAA family ATPase — MTLSPDVLTARFAEHGHVVSEEYATALSLSLTLQRPLLVEGPAGVGKTQSARTLAQVLGTRLIRLQCYEGLDAQSALYEWNYPRQLLHLRVHDAGPDRPAVTDVYSESFLLRRPLLEAITQDTAPVLLIDEVDRADEAFEAFLLELLSEWQISIPELGTIRAAHPPHVILTGNRTRDLSDALRRRCLYAWQAYPSADEERRILHARQPDLPERLAVQVVAVMAALRALPLRKTPGVAETLDWALALTSLGRDSLDEHTLRLTRGCILKAREDWATLDANIPALQAAWGGTPAASARPDTDFGIGSVRVR; from the coding sequence GTGACGCTCAGCCCGGACGTCCTCACGGCCCGCTTCGCGGAGCACGGGCACGTCGTGTCCGAGGAGTACGCGACGGCCCTCAGCCTGAGCCTCACTCTCCAACGGCCGCTGCTGGTGGAGGGCCCGGCCGGGGTCGGCAAGACGCAGAGCGCCCGCACGCTCGCGCAGGTGCTCGGCACGCGCCTCATCCGCCTGCAGTGCTACGAGGGCCTCGACGCGCAGAGCGCCCTGTACGAGTGGAACTACCCCCGTCAGCTGCTGCACCTGCGCGTCCACGACGCTGGCCCCGACCGTCCCGCCGTGACGGACGTGTACTCCGAGAGCTTCCTGCTGCGCCGCCCACTGCTGGAAGCCATCACGCAGGACACGGCCCCCGTCCTGCTGATCGACGAGGTGGACCGCGCCGACGAGGCCTTCGAGGCGTTCCTGCTCGAACTGCTGTCCGAGTGGCAGATCAGCATTCCCGAACTCGGCACGATCCGTGCTGCGCACCCGCCGCACGTCATCCTGACCGGCAACCGCACGCGCGACCTGAGCGACGCGCTGCGCCGCCGCTGCCTGTACGCGTGGCAGGCGTACCCCAGCGCGGACGAGGAACGCCGCATCCTGCACGCGCGTCAGCCGGACCTGCCCGAACGGCTCGCCGTGCAGGTCGTGGCCGTCATGGCGGCCCTGCGCGCCCTGCCGCTGCGCAAGACGCCCGGCGTGGCCGAGACGCTCGACTGGGCGCTCGCCCTGACCAGCCTGGGCCGCGACTCGCTCGACGAGCACACGCTGCGCCTCACGCGCGGCTGCATCCTGAAGGCGCGGGAGGACTGGGCGACCCTCGACGCGAATATCCCAGCCCTGCAGGCCGCGTGGGGCGGCACGCCCGCCGCTTCCGCCCGGCCCGACACGGATTTCGGGATCGGGTCGGTGCGCGTGCGGTGA
- the thiC gene encoding phosphomethylpyrimidine synthase ThiC, with amino-acid sequence MTNPTPTRDAAEQLALDALHLSARPFPASTKVHKAGTLHPAVRVPHREITLGPTLEHVGGLTRATPNAPLRVYDTGGPYTDAAFVPDLRRGLPVVRSWLQPHPDLEALPEHSSAYTRALHEDGGPLVFPAARAPLRARPGRNVTQMHAARTGVVTPEMEFVAIRENLRQQAAFTDRHAHAGAGFPGLPQASIPREVTPEFVRQEVARGRAVIPASINHPELEPMIIGRNFRTKVNANIGNSAVTSSVAEEVEKMVWATRWGADTVMDLSTGRHIHRTREWILRNSAVPIGTVPIYQALEKVGGVAEDLTWALYRDTLIEQAEQGVDYFTVHAGVRLAHLPLTARRRTGIVSRGGSILAKWCLAHHRENFLYTHFEEICEIMAAYDVTFSLGDGLRPGSVEDANDAAQFAELDTLGELTAVAWRHDVQTMIEGPGHVPLHLLQENMARQFAVCQEAPFYTLGPLTTDVAPGYDHITSAIGAAVIGWMGTAMLCYVTPKEHLGLPDREDVREGVVAYRVAAHAADLAKGVPGAQDRDNALSRARFEFRWEDQFNLSLDPERARSFHDATLPAEAAKTAHFCSMCGPHFCSMKLSHELRGADVLAGLEAKAQEFREFGSALYLNAPDLNAPDLNAADLSAPERP; translated from the coding sequence ATGACGAACCCCACCCCCACCCGCGACGCGGCCGAACAGCTCGCCCTGGACGCCCTGCACCTGAGCGCGCGCCCCTTTCCCGCCAGCACGAAGGTCCACAAGGCGGGCACGCTGCACCCGGCCGTGCGCGTCCCGCACCGCGAGATCACCCTGGGCCCCACCCTGGAACACGTGGGCGGCCTGACGCGCGCCACCCCGAACGCGCCGCTGCGCGTGTACGACACGGGCGGCCCGTACACCGACGCGGCCTTCGTGCCGGACCTGCGGCGCGGCCTGCCCGTCGTGCGCTCCTGGCTGCAGCCTCACCCCGACCTGGAGGCGCTGCCGGAGCACTCCAGCGCGTACACCCGCGCGCTCCACGAGGACGGCGGCCCGCTGGTGTTCCCGGCAGCGCGCGCGCCACTGCGTGCCCGGCCGGGCCGCAACGTCACGCAGATGCACGCCGCGCGGACCGGCGTCGTCACGCCCGAGATGGAGTTCGTCGCCATCCGCGAGAACCTCCGCCAGCAGGCGGCATTCACGGACCGGCACGCGCACGCCGGGGCGGGCTTCCCCGGCCTGCCGCAGGCCAGCATTCCGCGCGAGGTCACGCCGGAATTCGTGCGGCAGGAGGTCGCGCGCGGCCGGGCCGTCATTCCCGCCAGCATCAACCACCCGGAACTGGAACCCATGATCATCGGGCGGAACTTCCGCACCAAGGTCAACGCCAACATCGGCAACAGCGCCGTCACGAGCAGCGTCGCCGAGGAGGTCGAGAAGATGGTCTGGGCGACCCGCTGGGGGGCCGACACCGTCATGGACCTCAGCACCGGGCGGCACATCCACCGCACGCGCGAGTGGATCCTGCGCAACAGCGCCGTCCCGATCGGCACGGTGCCCATCTACCAGGCGCTGGAGAAGGTGGGCGGCGTCGCCGAGGACCTCACGTGGGCGCTGTACCGCGACACGCTGATCGAGCAGGCGGAGCAGGGCGTGGACTACTTCACGGTGCACGCGGGCGTGCGGCTCGCGCACCTGCCGCTCACCGCGCGCCGCCGCACGGGCATCGTGTCGCGCGGCGGCAGCATCCTCGCCAAGTGGTGCCTCGCGCACCACCGGGAGAACTTCCTGTACACGCACTTCGAGGAGATCTGCGAGATCATGGCGGCGTACGACGTGACCTTCAGCCTCGGGGACGGCCTGCGGCCCGGCAGCGTCGAGGACGCGAACGACGCCGCGCAGTTCGCGGAACTGGACACGCTCGGCGAACTGACCGCCGTGGCGTGGCGGCACGACGTGCAGACCATGATCGAAGGGCCGGGGCACGTGCCGCTGCACCTGCTGCAGGAGAACATGGCGCGCCAGTTCGCGGTGTGCCAGGAGGCGCCCTTCTACACGCTCGGGCCGCTCACGACGGACGTCGCGCCCGGGTACGACCACATCACGTCGGCCATCGGCGCGGCCGTGATCGGCTGGATGGGCACCGCGATGCTGTGCTACGTCACCCCGAAGGAACACCTGGGCCTGCCGGACCGGGAAGACGTGCGCGAGGGCGTGGTCGCGTACCGGGTGGCCGCGCACGCCGCCGATCTCGCCAAGGGCGTCCCGGGCGCGCAGGACCGCGACAATGCCCTGTCGCGCGCCCGCTTCGAGTTCCGCTGGGAGGACCAGTTCAACCTGTCGCTCGACCCGGAACGCGCCCGCAGCTTCCACGACGCGACCCTGCCTGCCGAGGCCGCCAAGACCGCGCACTTCTGCAGCATGTGCGGCCCGCACTTCTGCAGCATGAAACTCTCGCACGAACTGCGCGGCGCGGACGTCCTGGCGGGCCTGGAAGCCAAAGCGCAGGAGTTCCGCGAATTCGGCAGCGCCTTGTACCTGAATGCCCCGGACCTGAATGCCCCGGACCTGAACGCCGCTGACCTGAGCGCCCCGGAGCGCCCGTGA